A window of the Arachis duranensis cultivar V14167 chromosome 5, aradu.V14167.gnm2.J7QH, whole genome shotgun sequence genome harbors these coding sequences:
- the LOC107491146 gene encoding actin-depolymerizing factor 12, with protein MANAASGMAVSDECKLKFLELKAKRNSRFIVFKIVDQAVVVDSIGGPQNTYDDFTKALPPNECRYAVFDFDFTTHENCQRSKIFFIAWSPDSAKVRQKMVYASSKDRFKRELDGIQVELQVTDPSEMSMDIIKARAY; from the exons ATG GCGAACGCGGCGTCAGGAATGGCAGTTAGCGATGAATGTAAATTGAAATTCTTGGAGTTGAAAGCAAAGAGGAATTCCCGTTTCATTGTATTCAAGATTGTGGATCAAGCAGTGgtggtggactccattggaggCCCACAAAATACTTACGACGATTTCACGAAGGCTCTGCCTCCAAATGAGTGTCGTTATGCtgtctttgattttgatttcaccACTCATGAGAATTGCCAAAGAAGCAAGATTTTCTTCATTGCCTG GTCTCCAGATTCAGCAAAGGTGAGACAAAAAATGGTGTATGCGAGCTCCAAAGACAGGTTCAAGAGAGAACTTGATGGTATTCAGGTTGAGTTGCAAGTAACAGATCCTAGTGAAATGAGCATGGACATCATAAAAGCTAGGGCATACTAA
- the LOC107491145 gene encoding tubulin beta-1 chain: MREILHIQGGQCGNQIGAKFWEVVCAEHGIDATGRYQGDNELQLERVNVYYNEASCGRFVPRAVLMDLEPGTMDSVRSGPYGQIFRPDNFVFGQSGAGNNWAKGHYTEGAELIDSVLDVVRKEAENCDCLQGFQVCHSLGGGTGSGMGTLLISKIREEYPDRMMLTFSVFPSPKVSDTVVEPYNATLSVHQLVENADECMVLDNEALYDICFRTLKLTTPSFGDLNHLISATMSGVTCCLRFPGQLNSDLRKLAVNLIPFPRLHFFMVGFAPLTSRGSQQYRALTVPELTQQMWDAKNMMCAADPRHGRYLTASAMFRGKMSTKEVDEQMLNVQNKNSSYFVEWIPNNVKSTVCDIPPSGLKMASTFIGNSTSIQEMFRRVSEQFTAMFRRKAFLHWYTGEGMDEMEFTEAESNMNDLVAEYQQYQDATADDEEYEDYEDEEVQEEA, encoded by the exons ATGCGTGAGATCTTGCACATCCAGGGAGGCCAATGCGGGAACCAGATCGGAGCGAAGTTCTGGGAAGTGGTGTGCGCTGAGCACGGGATCGACGCCACCGGAAGGTACCAAGGCGACAACGAGTTGCAACTCGAACGAGTCAATGTCTACTACAACGAAGCGAGTTGCGGGAGGTTCGTTCCACGCGCGGTGCTCATGGATCTGGAGCCAGGGACGATGGACAGCGTCAGATCCGGGCCGTACGGGCAGATTTTCAGGCCTGATAACTTCGTTTTCGGGCAGTCCGGGGCAGGGAACAACTGGGCGAAAGGACACTACACAGAAGGAGCTGAGTTGATCGATTCTGTTCTCGATGTGGTGAGGAAGGAAGCTGAGAACTGTGACTGCCTTCAAG GGTTTCAAGTGTGCCACTCATTGGGTGGAGGAACTGGTTCAGGAATGGGAACACTTCTTATTTCTAAGATCAGGGAAGAGTACCCTGATCGAATGATGCTAACTTTCTCTGTTTTCCCATCCCCTAAGGTCTCAGACACTGTTGTGGAGCCTTACAATGCTACTCTCTCCGTTCACCAACTTGTTGAAAATGCCGATGAGTGCATGGTTCTGGACAATGAAGCTCTTTATGACATCTGCTTCCGCACTTTGAAGCTCACTACTCCCAGCT TTGGAGACTTGAATCATCTAATTTCTGCTACCATGAGTGGAGTAACTTGCTGTCTTCGATTCCCTGGTCAACTCAATTCAGATCTTCGCAAACTGGCCGTGAATCTCATTCCTTTCCCTCGATTGCATTTCTTCATGGTTGGCTTTGCCCCACTCACATCTCGTGGGTCACAGCAGTATAGAGCGCTCACTGTACCTGAGTTGACACAACAGATGTGGGATGCTAAGAACATGATGTGTGCCGCTGATCCCCGTCATGGTCGCTACTTGACTGCATCTGCGATGTTCCGTGGTAAGATGAGCACCAAAGAGGTTGATGAGCAGATGCTTAATGTCCAGAACAAGAACTCATCATACTTTGTTGAGTGGATCCCCAACAATGTCAAATCCACAGTGTGTGACATTCCACCATCTGGTTTGAAAATGGCATCAACATTTATTGGCAACTCCACCTCCATTCAAGAAATGTTTAGGAGGGTGAGTGAGCAGTTCACAGCCATGTTCCGCAGAAAGGCTTTCTTGCATTGGTACACTGGTGAAGGTATGGATGAGATGGAGTTTACAGAAGCTGAGAGCAATATGAATGATCTTGTAGCTGAGTACCAGCAATACCAAGATGCCACTGCTGATGACGAAGAATATGAAGACTATGAAGATGAGGAAGTTCAGGAAGAGGCTTAA
- the LOC107491144 gene encoding oxalate--CoA ligase yields the protein MEQSASSTLTGLLRRAADTFPSRRAISVAGKFDLTHSRLQHLVDIAANRLISAGIKPGDVVALTFPNTVEFVITFLAVIRARATAAPLNPAYTAEEFEFYLSDSESKLLVTSSEGIKPAQAAASKLTIPCAAASLNTPEQADNEAAEAEFTLSLSHRPDSDSNSDHDSLSGLTNDPSDVALFLHTSGTTSRPKGVPLTQHNLFSSVSNIQSVYRLTESDSTVIVLPLFHVHGLICGLLSSIGAGAAVALPAAGRFSASTFWKDMIKYNATWYTAVPTIHQIVLDRHQNNPEPVYPKLRFIRSCSASLAPAILGRLEEAFGAPVLEAYAMTEASHLMASNPLPEDGPHKAGSVGKPVGQEMGILDETGRVLEAEVNGEVCIRGPNVTNGYKNNPDANTAAFQFGWFHTGDLGYFDSDGYLHLVGRIKELINRGGEKISPIEVDAVLLSHPDIAQAVAFGVPDDKYGEEINCAIIPREGSNIDEEEVLRFSKKNLASFKVPKKVFITDSLPKTATGKILRRLVAEHFVSQK from the exons ATGGAACAATCTGCCTCCTCCACTCTCACCGGACTTCTCCGCCGGGCAGCCGATACCTTCCCCTCCCGCCGCGCCATCTCTGTCGCCGGCAAGTTTGATCTCACCCACTCCCGCCTCCAACATCTTGTCGATATCGCAGCCAACCGCCTCATCTCCGCTGGCATCAAGCCCGGCGATGTCGTCGCTCTCACCTTCCCCAACACCGTCGAG TTTGTAATTACTTTCTTAGCTGTTATTCGAGCGCGTGCGACTGCAGCGCCACTTAACCCCGCGTACACTGCGGAAGAGTTCGAGTTTTATTTATCAGACTCAGAATCCAAACTTCTAGTAACTTCTTCTGAAGGAATCAAGCCGGCTCAAGCGGCGGCTTCCAAGCTCACCATCCCTTGCGCCGCGGCTTCATTAAATACACCCGAACAAGCCGATAATGAAGCAGCCGAAGCCGAATTCACCCTCTCCCTCAGCCACCGTCCTGACTCGGACTCTAACTCGGACCACGACTCGCTCTCCGGACTCACCAACGATCCTTCCGACGTGGCGCTCTTCCTCCACACCTCCGGCACCACGAGCCGCCCCAAGGGCGTGCCGCTGACTCAGCACAACCTCTTCTCTTCCGTTAGCAACATCCAATCGGTGTACCGACTCACTGAGTCAGACTCGACGGTGATCGTACTCCCTCTCTTCCACGTCCACGGCTTAATCTGCGGATTACTCAGCTCTATCGGCGCCGGAGCCGCCGTAGCCTTGCCGGCGGCGGGGAGATTCTCCGCGTCGACGTTCTGGAAAGACATGATCAAGTACAACGCCACGTGGTACACCGCGGTTCCAACGATACACCAGATCGTACTTGATCGCCACCAGAACAACCCCGAACCGGTTTACCCGAAGCTCCGGTTTATTCGTAGCTGCAGCGCGTCGCTGGCACCGGCTATTCTGGGTCGGTTGGAGGAGGCTTTCGGTGCACCGGTTTTGGAGGCTTATGCGATGACGGAAGCCTCTCATTTAATGGCTTCGAATCCGTTGCCGGAAGATGGGCCCCACAAGGCCGGGTCCGTTGGAAAGCCCGTGGGGCAAGAGATGGGCATATTGGATGAAACGGGTCGGGTCTTGGAGGCTGAGGTTAACGGTGAGGTTTGTATTAGGGGTCCCAATGTGACGAATGGTTATAAGAATAACCCAGATGCTAATACGGCGGCGTTTCAGTTTGGTTGGTTCCATACCGGTGATCTTGGTTACTTTGATTCTGACGGCTATTTGCATCTTGTGGGTCGGATCAAGGAGCTCATTAACCGTGgag gAGAGAAAATATCACCAATAGAAGTGGATGCTGTCCTCCTATCTCATCCTGATATTGCTCAGGCGGTTGCTTTCGGAGTTCCCGATGACAAATACGGCGAGGAG ATAAACTGTGCAATCATCCCAAGAGAAGGGTCAAACATTGATGAGGAAGAGGTGCTGAGATTTAGCAAGAAGAATCTTGCATCTTTCAAAGTCCCCAAGAAGGTCTTCATCACTGATTCATTGCCCAAGACAGCCACTGGCAAGATTCTACGCCGCCTAGTAGCTGAACATTTTGTCTCTCAAAAATGA